The genomic DNA GATGAAATCGTTGACTGGAATAATCATCGCCATTAATTTTAGGAAGCTAGTTAACGTTTATCAACACTAGCTTCTAATGTTTTGACCTGATTTTGTAATTCTTCTACTACTTGTAAATGCGATCGCTCTAATAAATAACCTGCCCACAGAAAGCTACCAGTTAAAACCGTAACTACACTTAATAAAACACCTGTTAGCATTTTTATTTGGCCACGCAGTTGTTTAACTTCATAAAGCGGATATTCTGCTTGGGGTAAAGAACTACATTGTAGTTTTGGATTGTCCACTACTACCTCTACTTGAGGAGTTTCTACCCTTGAAAATTCAATCTTACTTCGCAGCCAATCAGTAATTAATTGAGGGCAGTTCATCCTAAACCATTGCCAAGCAATCATCCTGATCACTGGCTTTGACATCTTAGAAACCCATCTTAGGCTTTTATTTACAGGACGAGATGGAAACTTTTGGTTAATTAAATTTGTTGCCCCTGCATCATAGAGACAATTTAAGATTAACTTAACTGTTGATTCCTCTCGCTCTACTAAACTTTCCAATAAGAGAAGTACATCTTGCATTAATTTTTCTTCCCTTTCTGCATCTGTGGGGGATCTTTGAAAGCTACTTGATGGTGGCAATTGCTTAGACATATTCCCTGTATAAATATTAATTTTTCATCACTACTTCCTTTTCAGTCTAGAACCTCTACAAGTTTTTTGACAAGTATTTTCACTGACTGTGCATCTGCACACATTTGGAACAGTGATACTGGCTTATGCGTTGCATTTACTGCTCAGTCCATTTACCCAACTCTTTCACAAGTGTGGTAGTCCTACGGTGTGAAGGTTCGACTGAAGAAAAAACCCATACCTTCACTGAATTATCGCAAATTCTTATCTGACAGGCCAAGTCAAGCTGAGAGCTTTTGATACACCATGAGGGACTTTTCAAACATCCTCTTAACAAAGATCATCTGCTATATAAAACCTAGACAAAGCTAGACTTTACTTTCTACTTCAACGGGAGCATGGGAGCGGTTATCCCTCAGTAGACTTTCACGCTTTAGCCAAACGCGATAAATTAATTGCTGCATTTAGATCCCTATCTATATCAAAACCGCAGTTCTCGCAGTGATAAATTCTTTCGGATAAAGAAAGATTTTCTTTTTTATGTCCACAGCGAGAACAGGTTTTACTTGAGGGATAAAATCTATCAGCAATTATAATTTCACAACCAAATTTTTTAGCTTTATATTCTAGCTGACGCTTAAACTCATAAAACCCACAATCAGCTATTGCTTGAGCTAATTTATGATTTGACAACATCCCTGAAACATTTAAATCTTCTACTACTATCTTCGCGTGGTTTTTGCATAAGTAAGTAGTAAGTTTATGAAGAGTATCTTTTCTCAGGTTTGCTATTCTTGCATGATGTCTAGCTAGTTTAATTTTAGCTTTATGCTTATTGTTTGAACCTTTAGCTTTTCTACAATAGACTTTGGATAATCTTTGTAGTTTAACTAAGTTCTGTTTATAGTGTTTAGGATTAGGGAAGGTAACACCAGTGCTTAGTGTAGCTAGTTCCTTTACTCCCAAATCAACACCAACAACAGCATGATCTTTAGTAGTTGGTTGACATTCTTGTTCATAAGAAAAGGCTATATACCAACTATCGGCAGTTCTAGAAATAGTAATACTTTTACAGGTGGTGTGAGGTAATCCTTCATAAGTTTTTACCCATCCAATTGTTGGTAGTTTTATTGATGTACCACCTACAGGAATTGGTTTACCACCTGCATCAATTGTAAAACTATCATTTTTCCCTTTCTTTTTAAAGTTGGGATATTTTGACTGTCCTTTAAAGAATCTCTGGAAAGATTCACCTAAACTATCAAAAGCGTATTGAGTGATTTTCTGACAAATACCTTTTTCTTTAATCCATGTCAACTCAGGTTTTACGTGATTGTTAAAAAATTTCTTGAGAAGATATTTGTTTGGCTTTAATCCATTATTATACAAAGAAGCCCAAGTTGCTAAACCCCAATTATAGGTAAACCTTGCTATGCCAGCGTGTTTAGCCATTAATATTGCTTGAGGTTTATTTAACTTGAGCTTTGTTTTAATGGATAAGAGCATTGGTGAATCTTAATAAATCACTTATAGGCTTGTCCATGAGTGTACAGGTTTGTTTAGTAAACTGTCAACTTAGGACAAGCTCTCAACTGCTAAAATTCTAGCTCAAAGAAAACAGAAAATTAACACACCTTGACGGCTAATTGAATCTATATATCCAGAACCATCGGCGTTTATCTGCGTCCATCTGCGGTTAATTACTAGAATATTGCTAATGAAAATTTCTCTATACTTGATATGATTTAATTAGTTTAAATTAGTTAGAAAAATATGCTTCGCTTAATTTTCATAGGAATTTTACTATTATTAAATGCCTGTACTAGCCTAGTTTTACTACCCTCTGATCAAATAGTTGAAAAAGCAATTTTCATCCAAGTTGAACAAACTCAGCAAGAATTGCAAGAAAAGCTAGATTTAGATTTCAAAAAATTCGCTATTCAGCACTTATCAATAACTAAAAAACAGCCTGTAACGATTGGCAAATTACCCAGTTATCATATCCAAGGTAATTATGACTTAACAGTGCAATTACCAGAAAAAAAACTATCACAAACACAAAAACCTTTTGATATTTATTTACAAATTCAACAGGAAGGTAAAAGTTGGCGGTTGTTAATACCGGAAAATAATAATAATCAAGCTAAACCTTCAGTTTGGCATAGTTATCTGGTTTTGTAAAAAGGTCAATAATTACCTGAAAGCTGAAATTTGACCGCTAAAATTTTAATAACCTCTACCTTCCCCAGTACCTCCCTTACCTGGCCAATGACGGTTAGCAGAATCTTTTGTGTGATACCATTTGTTTGTGTCCTTTGCAGTATGTCTCACAATTTAGCGCGTTTTTAT from Okeanomitos corallinicola TIOX110 includes the following:
- a CDS encoding RNA-guided endonuclease TnpB family protein, translating into MLLSIKTKLKLNKPQAILMAKHAGIARFTYNWGLATWASLYNNGLKPNKYLLKKFFNNHVKPELTWIKEKGICQKITQYAFDSLGESFQRFFKGQSKYPNFKKKGKNDSFTIDAGGKPIPVGGTSIKLPTIGWVKTYEGLPHTTCKSITISRTADSWYIAFSYEQECQPTTKDHAVVGVDLGVKELATLSTGVTFPNPKHYKQNLVKLQRLSKVYCRKAKGSNNKHKAKIKLARHHARIANLRKDTLHKLTTYLCKNHAKIVVEDLNVSGMLSNHKLAQAIADCGFYEFKRQLEYKAKKFGCEIIIADRFYPSSKTCSRCGHKKENLSLSERIYHCENCGFDIDRDLNAAINLSRLAKA